One window from the genome of Pseudonocardia hierapolitana encodes:
- a CDS encoding LysR family transcriptional regulator, protein MIYDPAQLQTFLAVAQTRSFTQAAARLGIRQPTVSQHIRKLEEATGRVLVHRDTHSVSMTPDGEAMIGFARSILTAHEEAANYFSGERPHGRLRIGMSDDLALTRLPQILRDFRRDHPLVDLDLSIDQSGSLHRRLENDRLDIFVGKRPRGEPRGQLVKRDRLVWVGTASTRLDMSKPLPLAVYPNPSLSRSAMENALQRANITYRPACLCRGVNGLIGAVAAGIGISALASSLVPVQLTPLGPQHRLPELGYIDLVLLTNPRTEGRPAAKALAAAVLASGPTSLETTT, encoded by the coding sequence ATGATCTACGACCCCGCCCAGCTCCAGACGTTCCTCGCCGTGGCCCAGACACGCAGCTTCACGCAGGCGGCGGCGCGCCTCGGCATCCGGCAGCCCACGGTGAGCCAGCACATCCGCAAGCTCGAGGAGGCCACCGGGCGCGTGCTCGTGCACCGCGACACGCACAGCGTCTCCATGACCCCCGACGGCGAGGCCATGATCGGGTTCGCCCGGTCCATCCTCACGGCGCACGAGGAGGCGGCGAACTACTTCAGCGGGGAACGCCCGCACGGGCGGCTGCGGATCGGGATGTCCGACGACCTCGCGCTCACCCGGCTGCCGCAGATCCTGCGCGACTTCCGCCGCGACCACCCGCTCGTCGACCTCGACCTGTCCATCGACCAGAGCGGCTCCCTGCACCGCAGGCTCGAGAACGACCGCCTCGACATCTTCGTCGGCAAGCGCCCGCGCGGTGAGCCGCGGGGGCAGCTGGTGAAGCGCGACCGCCTCGTGTGGGTGGGCACGGCGTCCACCCGCCTGGACATGAGCAAGCCGCTCCCGCTCGCCGTCTACCCGAACCCGAGCCTGTCCCGCTCCGCGATGGAGAACGCCCTGCAGCGGGCCAACATCACCTACCGTCCGGCGTGCCTGTGCCGCGGCGTCAACGGCCTGATCGGGGCCGTCGCGGCGGGCATCGGGATCTCGGCACTCGCCAGCAGCCTCGTCCCGGTGCAACTCACCCCGCTCGGCCCGCAGCACCGCCTGCCCGAGCTCGGCTACATCGACCTCGTCCTGCTCACCAACCCGCGCACCGAGGGACGCCCGGCGGCGAAGGCCCTGGCAGCCGCCGTGCTCGCCAGCGGCCCCACCAGCCTCGAGACGACCACATGA
- a CDS encoding MFS transporter: MTTAAADIPVSGTTSSNDSSRRLGSTFAALRVPNFRIYVSAHAVASTGTWMQNIALEWLVLELSGSPAAVGITMALQFLPMLLLGMYGGVIADRYPKRVVLMITQSLNGILSGALAVLTITGHVRVEHVYLFALVAGLVFVVDNPTRQVFVNEVVPDRYVRNAIALNAAVFQTSRLVGPAVAGVMIATVGSGWAFAANALSYVAPIAGLLLIRSADLIRTQRVERAPGQLRSALRYVAERPYVAWTIVLVGVVGTFGLKFPVVLTAMADETFGGSSIGGAQLYGLFNVVLAVGSVAGALIAGGRTHPRLRTIVLTGAAFGAAQFAAALAPGLGVFLAALVAMGVVNLAFQAMANSSVQSWVDADVRGRVMSLYMLAFVGGTPLGGPMVGWITDAFGARAGMAFCGLIPLLAAVVIAVVLARHARAERAAGLVPA; encoded by the coding sequence GTGACAACGGCTGCGGCCGACATACCCGTGAGCGGGACCACATCTTCCAACGATTCCTCCCGTCGCCTCGGTAGCACATTCGCCGCCTTGCGCGTCCCCAACTTCCGTATCTATGTCAGCGCTCACGCGGTCGCCAGCACCGGCACGTGGATGCAGAACATCGCCCTGGAGTGGCTGGTCCTCGAGCTCAGCGGGAGCCCGGCCGCCGTGGGCATCACGATGGCGCTCCAGTTCCTGCCGATGCTCCTGTTGGGCATGTACGGCGGTGTGATCGCCGACCGCTACCCCAAGCGGGTCGTCCTGATGATCACCCAGAGCCTCAACGGCATCCTGAGCGGTGCCCTCGCCGTCCTGACGATCACCGGGCACGTCCGCGTGGAGCACGTCTACCTGTTCGCGCTCGTCGCGGGGCTCGTGTTCGTCGTCGACAACCCGACGCGCCAGGTCTTCGTCAACGAGGTCGTGCCGGACAGGTACGTGCGCAACGCCATCGCGTTGAACGCCGCGGTCTTCCAGACCAGCCGCCTCGTCGGGCCTGCCGTGGCCGGTGTCATGATCGCCACGGTGGGGTCGGGCTGGGCGTTCGCCGCCAACGCCCTGTCCTACGTCGCCCCGATCGCGGGCCTGCTGCTCATCCGTTCCGCCGACCTGATCCGCACGCAACGGGTGGAGCGGGCGCCCGGGCAGCTGCGGTCTGCACTGCGGTACGTGGCCGAGCGTCCGTACGTGGCGTGGACGATCGTGCTCGTCGGCGTGGTCGGCACGTTCGGGCTCAAGTTCCCGGTGGTGCTCACAGCGATGGCCGACGAGACGTTCGGCGGCTCGTCCATCGGTGGCGCCCAGCTCTACGGCCTCTTCAACGTCGTGCTCGCCGTCGGTTCGGTGGCGGGCGCGTTGATCGCGGGCGGGCGCACCCATCCCCGGCTGCGGACGATCGTCCTCACGGGTGCCGCGTTCGGTGCCGCCCAGTTCGCGGCGGCGCTGGCCCCCGGGCTCGGTGTCTTCCTCGCGGCGCTGGTGGCGATGGGTGTGGTGAACCTGGCGTTCCAGGCGATGGCGAACTCGTCGGTGCAGTCCTGGGTGGACGCCGACGTCCGCGGCCGCGTGATGAGCCTGTACATGCTCGCGTTCGTCGGGGGCACCCCGCTCGGCGGCCCGATGGTCGGCTGGATCACCGACGCGTTCGGCGCCCGGGCCGGCATGGCCTTCTGCGGGCTGATCCCGCTGCTGGCCGCGGTGGTGATCGCCGTCGTGCTGGCCCGGCACGCCCGAGCGGAGCGGGCGGCCGGGCTCGTGCCCGCGTGA
- a CDS encoding VOC family protein — protein sequence MIDHLVYATPHLEATVADLARQGLGTSPGGAHDGLGTRNALADLGGGAYLEVIGPDPDQPEPAQPRPFGIDGLTAPRLVAWAVRVDNLDAAVATARSRGHDPGAARDMARLRGDGLRLAWRLTPMPATVPAVVPFLIAWGDTEHPSLGAARGARLESLTLAHPDPAAVREQLAAVGVTDIAVEPAPAPALHAVLRTPSGPVDLG from the coding sequence GTGATCGACCACCTCGTCTACGCCACCCCCCATCTCGAGGCCACCGTCGCCGACCTCGCCCGGCAGGGGCTCGGGACCAGCCCCGGCGGCGCGCACGACGGGCTGGGCACCCGCAACGCCCTCGCCGACCTCGGCGGGGGCGCCTACCTCGAGGTGATCGGCCCCGACCCCGACCAGCCCGAACCCGCGCAGCCGCGGCCGTTCGGCATCGACGGGCTCACCGCACCGCGCCTGGTCGCGTGGGCCGTGCGGGTCGACAACCTCGACGCGGCCGTGGCCACGGCCCGCTCCCGCGGCCACGACCCGGGCGCCGCACGGGACATGGCCCGCCTGCGCGGCGACGGGCTGCGGCTGGCGTGGCGGCTCACCCCGATGCCGGCCACCGTGCCCGCGGTGGTGCCGTTCCTCATCGCGTGGGGCGACACGGAGCACCCCAGCCTGGGCGCCGCCCGCGGCGCCCGCCTGGAGTCGCTCACGCTCGCCCATCCCGACCCCGCCGCCGTCCGGGAGCAGCTCGCCGCCGTCGGGGTCACCGACATCGCCGTCGAGCCCGCGCCCGCTCCCGCGCTGCACGCGGTGCTCCGGACGCCGTCCGGTCCCGTCGACCTCGGGTGA
- a CDS encoding flavin reductase family protein: MTTTGTTAESSLLASAFRDAFRHHPAGVAVVTARDGAGAPVGLTASSVASVSLTPPALVLSISHRTSAAAALLAADSFLVHLLEARNVGLARRFATSGADRFGPDTRWTPLVTGEPWLPEAPTALRCRPLSRTRVGDATVVTAEVAGVRSSGRAGEPLVHHDRGYHVLGPALPAS; encoded by the coding sequence ATGACCACGACCGGAACGACAGCAGAATCGAGCCTGCTCGCGAGCGCGTTCCGGGACGCCTTCCGCCACCACCCCGCCGGCGTCGCCGTGGTCACCGCCCGCGACGGCGCCGGTGCGCCGGTGGGGCTCACGGCGTCGTCGGTGGCGTCGGTGTCGCTGACGCCGCCCGCGCTCGTCCTGTCGATCTCGCACCGGACGAGCGCGGCCGCGGCGTTGCTCGCCGCCGACTCGTTCCTCGTCCACCTCCTGGAGGCGCGCAACGTCGGCCTGGCCCGGCGCTTCGCGACGTCGGGTGCGGATCGGTTCGGCCCGGACACCCGCTGGACGCCGCTCGTCACCGGCGAGCCGTGGCTCCCCGAGGCCCCGACGGCGCTGCGCTGCCGTCCGCTGTCGCGCACCCGCGTCGGGGACGCGACGGTGGTGACCGCGGAGGTGGCGGGGGTGCGCTCGTCGGGGCGGGCCGGCGAGCCGCTGGTCCACCACGACCGCGGCTACCACGTCCTCGGGCCGGCACTTCCCGCGTCCTGA
- a CDS encoding ATP-dependent Clp protease ATP-binding subunit yields MPQDRPGPDPGPNPGPFDDLFERLIGNLESTLGDTLGGATGRRPSTGGRTPKLDRFGRDLTAEASRGELDPVIGRDAEIDQVLEVLARRTKNNPVLVGDPGVGKTAIAEGIAQRVADGTVPEVLRGVRVVALDLVGMVAGTRYRGDFEQRLTGVIDEVVAAERSVVLFLDELHVVIGAGSAEGAPMDAASMLKPALARGDLQLIGATTVKEYRRHIEKDAALERRFEPVPVAEPTVETTIAILRGLRPRYEQHHGVQISDAALVAAAEMSDRYVPDRFLPDKAIDLLDRASSRARIRAGGPAASPVDRAGAEELEQLRRAREVAVDAEDFERAHLLTREIEAAEAALGTPGPDLRKDGGPVEIGPDDVARIVSDSTGIPIAQLTGAERRRLLDLEALLHRRVVGQDEAVETVADAVRAGRAGLAHPDRPIGSFLFLGPTGVGKTELARALAEALFGSVDALLRFDMSEYADRSSAFRLVGAPPGHVGYDDAGQLTEAVRRTRYAVLLLDEIEKANAEVVNTLLQVLDAGRLTDSHGRTVDFTHTVVIMTSNLGADRLLTAAGRPVEEVREGVLAMARLHFRPEFLNRVDDIVLFSALDRDELRRITELLLAGTADRLRAQGIELEATPAAIDWLAERGHQPELGARPLRRTIAREVDRVLSRLIIGGELGPGGRVVADVAGGALELRPRTG; encoded by the coding sequence GTGCCGCAGGACCGCCCCGGACCCGACCCCGGGCCCAACCCCGGGCCTTTCGACGACCTCTTCGAACGGCTCATCGGCAACCTCGAGAGCACGCTCGGCGACACGCTGGGCGGAGCCACGGGCCGGCGCCCGTCCACCGGCGGCCGCACCCCGAAGCTCGACCGCTTCGGGCGGGACCTCACCGCGGAGGCCTCCCGGGGCGAGCTCGACCCGGTGATCGGACGCGACGCCGAGATCGACCAGGTGCTGGAGGTGCTGGCCCGGCGCACGAAGAACAACCCGGTGCTCGTGGGCGACCCGGGCGTCGGCAAGACCGCGATCGCGGAGGGCATCGCGCAGCGGGTGGCGGACGGCACCGTCCCCGAGGTGCTGCGGGGCGTCCGTGTGGTGGCGCTCGACCTCGTGGGCATGGTGGCGGGCACCCGTTACCGCGGCGACTTCGAGCAGCGGCTCACCGGCGTCATCGACGAGGTGGTGGCCGCGGAACGGTCCGTCGTCCTGTTCCTGGACGAGCTGCACGTCGTGATCGGGGCCGGGTCGGCCGAAGGTGCGCCGATGGACGCGGCGAGCATGCTCAAGCCCGCGCTCGCCCGCGGCGACCTGCAGCTGATCGGCGCCACCACGGTCAAGGAGTACCGCCGCCACATCGAGAAGGACGCCGCGCTGGAGCGCCGGTTCGAGCCGGTGCCGGTCGCCGAACCGACGGTCGAGACCACGATCGCGATCCTGCGCGGCCTGCGCCCGCGCTACGAGCAGCACCACGGCGTGCAGATCAGCGACGCGGCCCTCGTGGCCGCCGCCGAGATGTCCGACCGGTACGTGCCCGACCGGTTCCTGCCGGACAAGGCGATCGACCTGCTGGACCGCGCGAGCTCCCGAGCCCGGATCCGGGCCGGCGGACCGGCCGCGTCCCCGGTCGACCGCGCGGGCGCGGAGGAGCTGGAGCAGCTGCGCCGGGCGCGCGAGGTGGCCGTCGACGCCGAGGACTTCGAGCGTGCACACCTGCTCACCCGCGAGATCGAGGCCGCCGAGGCCGCGCTGGGCACCCCCGGCCCCGACCTGCGCAAGGACGGTGGGCCGGTGGAGATCGGGCCCGACGACGTGGCCCGCATCGTCTCGGACAGCACCGGCATCCCGATCGCCCAGCTCACCGGAGCGGAGCGGCGCAGGCTCCTGGACCTGGAGGCCCTGCTGCACCGGCGCGTGGTCGGGCAGGACGAGGCCGTCGAGACGGTGGCCGACGCGGTGCGCGCCGGGCGGGCCGGGCTCGCCCACCCGGACCGGCCGATCGGCTCGTTCCTGTTCCTCGGCCCCACGGGCGTGGGCAAGACGGAGCTGGCGCGGGCGCTCGCCGAGGCCCTCTTCGGCAGCGTGGACGCGCTCCTGCGGTTCGACATGAGCGAGTACGCCGACCGCAGCAGCGCGTTCCGGCTGGTCGGCGCCCCACCCGGGCACGTCGGCTACGACGACGCCGGCCAGCTCACCGAGGCCGTGCGCCGCACCCGCTACGCCGTGCTCCTGCTCGACGAGATCGAGAAGGCGAACGCCGAGGTGGTCAACACGCTGCTGCAGGTGCTCGACGCCGGCCGGCTCACCGACTCCCACGGCCGCACCGTCGACTTCACCCACACCGTGGTGATCATGACGAGCAACCTGGGCGCCGACCGCCTCCTGACGGCCGCGGGACGCCCGGTCGAGGAGGTGCGCGAGGGCGTGCTCGCCATGGCGCGCCTGCACTTCCGGCCGGAGTTCCTCAACCGGGTGGACGACATCGTGCTCTTCTCCGCCCTCGACCGCGACGAGCTGCGACGCATCACCGAGCTGCTGCTCGCGGGCACGGCCGACCGGCTGCGAGCACAGGGCATCGAACTGGAGGCGACCCCCGCCGCGATCGACTGGCTCGCCGAGCGCGGCCACCAGCCCGAGCTCGGCGCCCGGCCGTTGCGGCGCACCATCGCGCGCGAGGTCGACCGCGTGCTCTCCCGCCTGATCATCGGCGGGGAGCTGGGGCCCGGCGGGCGGGTGGTGGCGGACGTGGCCGGCGGGGCACTGGAGCTGCGCCCGCGGACGGGCTGA
- a CDS encoding superoxide dismutase, which translates to MTAYTLPDLPYDYGALAPHIAGEIMELHHSKHHQTYVGALNQTLDKLAEARDRRDFGAIVGLEKTLAFNLGGHVNHSTFWQNLSPDGGDKPTGELAAALDEHFGSFDAFQAHFTAAATTIQGSGWAILGWDTLGRRLLIHQLYDQQANLPAGQIPLVLLDMWEHAFYLQYRNVKPDYVKAWWNVVNWADAAARFEKARGA; encoded by the coding sequence ATGACCGCCTACACGCTTCCCGACCTGCCCTACGACTACGGCGCCCTCGCCCCGCACATCGCAGGCGAGATCATGGAGCTGCACCACTCCAAGCACCACCAGACCTACGTCGGCGCCCTCAACCAGACCCTCGACAAGCTCGCCGAAGCCCGCGACAGACGCGACTTCGGCGCCATCGTCGGCCTCGAGAAGACCCTCGCCTTCAACCTCGGCGGCCACGTCAACCACTCCACCTTCTGGCAGAACCTCTCCCCCGACGGCGGCGACAAGCCCACCGGCGAACTCGCCGCCGCCCTCGACGAGCACTTCGGCTCCTTCGACGCCTTCCAGGCCCACTTCACCGCCGCCGCCACCACCATCCAGGGCTCCGGCTGGGCCATCCTCGGCTGGGACACCCTCGGCCGACGCCTGCTCATCCACCAGCTCTACGACCAGCAGGCCAACCTCCCCGCAGGCCAGATCCCCCTCGTCCTGCTCGACATGTGGGAACACGCCTTCTACCTGCAGTACCGCAACGTCAAGCCCGACTACGTCAAGGCCTGGTGGAACGTCGTCAACTGGGCCGACGCCGCAGCGCGCTTCGAGAAGGCCCGCGGGGCCTGA
- a CDS encoding DUF2306 domain-containing protein: protein MDLQVMRPRRVWLLLLVAVVAGAAMAAPYVPLDSGSSRIEVDGGLHYALLVTHILTATVALVLGPLQFVPAIRARRRWHGRIGRAYLLAGVLPSALTAVPVALLSGRLVTQVGLVVAAIGWLATAGAAVRAIRRGDVPAHRDWMTRNYALTFLAVTARIVVPLVLLTGLATGVIAPADAPTAVASLIPVGQVLGCVINLVVAEVLIRRRRRLVAAPVGSLA from the coding sequence ATGGACCTCCAGGTGATGCGCCCGCGCCGGGTCTGGCTGTTGCTGCTGGTGGCCGTGGTGGCGGGCGCGGCGATGGCCGCCCCGTACGTGCCGCTCGACTCCGGATCCAGCCGGATCGAGGTCGACGGAGGGCTGCACTACGCCCTGCTCGTGACGCACATCCTCACCGCGACGGTGGCGCTGGTGCTCGGCCCGCTGCAGTTCGTGCCGGCGATCCGGGCCCGCAGGCGGTGGCACGGCCGGATCGGGCGCGCCTACCTCCTCGCGGGCGTGCTGCCCTCGGCCCTCACCGCTGTCCCGGTCGCGCTGCTCTCGGGCCGGCTCGTCACCCAGGTCGGCCTCGTGGTCGCGGCGATCGGGTGGCTGGCGACCGCCGGGGCTGCGGTCCGCGCGATCCGCCGGGGCGACGTCCCCGCGCACCGGGACTGGATGACGCGCAACTACGCGCTGACCTTCCTCGCCGTCACCGCCCGGATCGTGGTGCCGCTGGTGCTGCTCACGGGCCTGGCCACCGGCGTGATCGCGCCCGCCGACGCGCCGACGGCCGTGGCATCGCTGATCCCGGTCGGTCAGGTCCTCGGCTGCGTGATCAACCTGGTGGTCGCCGAGGTGCTCATCCGCCGCAGGCGACGCCTGGTCGCCGCTCCCGTCGGGTCACTGGCCTAG